One Hyalangium minutum DNA window includes the following coding sequences:
- a CDS encoding peroxiredoxin — MLKPGDVAPDFTVKDHTGRTHTLSEYRGKSVVLWFYPKADTPGCTAEGCGFRDQRDQYSKKNAVILGISFDTAEENKAFSEKFVFNFPLLCDTDRKVGFAYGACDELQAANARRVGVIIGPDGKVKAYYPKVDARAFPQQALGEL; from the coding sequence ATGCTCAAGCCAGGAGACGTGGCCCCTGACTTCACCGTCAAGGACCACACCGGCCGGACACATACGCTGTCCGAGTACCGGGGAAAGTCGGTGGTGCTCTGGTTCTACCCGAAGGCGGACACCCCGGGGTGCACGGCCGAAGGTTGCGGATTCCGCGACCAGAGGGACCAGTACAGCAAGAAGAACGCGGTGATTCTGGGCATCAGCTTCGATACCGCCGAGGAGAACAAGGCCTTCTCCGAGAAGTTCGTGTTCAACTTCCCGCTGCTGTGCGACACCGACCGCAAGGTGGGCTTCGCCTACGGCGCGTGTGATGAGCTCCAGGCTGCCAATGCACGCCGGGTGGGCGTCATCATCGGGCCGGACGGGAAGGTGAAGGCGTACTACCCGAAGGTGGACGCGCGAGCGTTCCCTCAGCAGGCCCTCGGAGAGCTGTAG
- a CDS encoding DUF1223 domain-containing protein: MNAVLFALPLILSAAPARTPVLVELFTSEGCSSCPSADNALARLAQKQPVEGVELIALGFHVDYWDYLGWKDPYSSGEYSERQRRYVLDGDDNRMYTPQMVVDGQRAFVGGEDEARTQAAAAAQRPKVPLRLTARVEGETVVVRVRTEAAPAPGLELWAALAEEGLSSDVKRGENAGKKLSHAAVVRTLATLPPAKASEGSFVSEARLKLAAGWKRDKLRVVAVLQAPGGPVSGVASVEPAAK, from the coding sequence ATGAACGCCGTCCTCTTCGCCCTGCCCCTGATCCTCAGCGCCGCTCCGGCGCGCACACCCGTGCTGGTGGAGCTGTTCACCTCCGAGGGCTGCTCGAGCTGCCCGTCCGCCGACAATGCGCTGGCGCGGCTGGCGCAGAAGCAGCCCGTGGAGGGCGTGGAGCTCATCGCCCTGGGCTTCCACGTGGACTACTGGGACTACCTCGGGTGGAAGGATCCGTACTCCTCGGGCGAGTACAGCGAGCGGCAGCGGCGCTACGTGCTCGATGGGGACGACAACCGCATGTACACGCCGCAGATGGTGGTGGATGGGCAGCGCGCGTTCGTTGGCGGAGAGGATGAGGCCCGCACTCAGGCGGCTGCGGCCGCGCAGCGCCCAAAGGTGCCCCTGCGCCTTACCGCCCGCGTGGAGGGAGAAACCGTGGTGGTGCGCGTCCGGACGGAGGCCGCGCCCGCGCCCGGACTGGAGCTGTGGGCGGCGCTCGCCGAGGAGGGGCTCTCCTCGGACGTGAAGCGGGGGGAGAACGCGGGGAAGAAGCTCTCGCACGCGGCGGTGGTGCGGACGCTGGCGACGCTGCCACCCGCGAAGGCCTCGGAGGGCAGCTTCGTCTCGGAGGCCCGGCTGAAGCTGGCGGCGGGCTGGAAGCGGGACAAGCTGCGCGTGGTGGCGGTGCTGCAGGCCCCCGGCGGGCCGGTGAGCGGCGTGGCCTCGGTGGAGCCTGCAGCGAAGTAG
- a CDS encoding CgeB family protein, whose protein sequence is MRVLFFCHSLLSDWNHGHAHFLRGIVTELSERGHDVHVYEPYEAWSLRNLLAEPRGPEALEAVKELYPRVTPHRYTLDTLDLESAVDGADLVIVHEWSTPELVQRLGELRAGGGRFRLLFHDTHHRSVTAPQELARYELKHYDGVLAFGEVIRQLYVARGWSHRAWTWHEAADTRAFRPLTFVVPQEDLVWSGNWGDEERTADLHEFLLGPVKALGLKARVHGVRYPDSARKALKDAGITYAGWLPNHEAPLAFARARVTVHVPRRPYVEALPGIPTIRVFEALACGIPLVSAPWWDAEGLFKPGRDFLVARTGEEMQRTLRMLLADEPLRRELATQGRRRVLARHTCTHRVDELLIICRELGLDTRAAQPLAQERVTA, encoded by the coding sequence ATGAGAGTCCTCTTCTTCTGCCACTCGCTGCTGTCCGACTGGAACCACGGGCATGCCCACTTCCTGCGAGGCATCGTCACGGAGCTGAGTGAGCGTGGCCACGATGTCCACGTCTACGAGCCGTACGAGGCCTGGAGCTTGCGGAACCTGCTGGCCGAGCCGCGGGGGCCGGAGGCGCTGGAGGCGGTGAAGGAGCTCTACCCGCGCGTCACTCCGCACCGGTACACGCTGGACACCTTGGATCTGGAGAGCGCGGTGGACGGCGCGGATCTGGTGATTGTCCACGAGTGGAGCACGCCGGAGCTGGTTCAGCGCCTGGGCGAGCTGCGCGCGGGGGGCGGGCGCTTCCGGCTGCTCTTCCACGACACGCACCACCGGAGCGTCACCGCTCCCCAGGAGTTGGCCCGGTACGAGCTGAAGCATTATGACGGCGTGCTGGCCTTCGGTGAGGTCATCCGCCAGCTCTATGTTGCTCGGGGGTGGTCGCACCGCGCCTGGACGTGGCACGAGGCGGCGGACACCCGCGCCTTCAGGCCGCTGACGTTCGTGGTCCCTCAGGAGGACCTGGTCTGGAGCGGCAATTGGGGAGATGAGGAGCGGACCGCGGACCTGCACGAGTTCCTGCTAGGCCCGGTGAAGGCGCTGGGCCTCAAGGCCCGGGTGCACGGGGTCCGCTACCCGGACTCGGCGCGCAAGGCGCTGAAGGACGCGGGCATCACCTACGCGGGTTGGCTGCCCAACCACGAGGCGCCCCTGGCGTTCGCCCGCGCGCGCGTCACCGTGCACGTGCCTCGCAGGCCCTATGTGGAGGCACTGCCGGGCATCCCCACGATTCGGGTGTTCGAGGCGCTGGCCTGTGGCATCCCCCTGGTGAGCGCGCCGTGGTGGGACGCGGAGGGGCTGTTCAAGCCAGGCCGGGACTTCCTCGTCGCGCGGACGGGCGAGGAGATGCAGCGGACGCTGCGCATGCTGCTGGCGGATGAGCCGCTGCGCCGCGAGCTTGCCACGCAGGGGCGGCGCAGGGTGCTGGCGCGCCACACCTGCACACACCGTGTAGATGAGCTGCTGATCATCTGCCGCGAGCTGGGGCTGGACACCCGGGCGGCGCAACCGCTGGCACAGGAAAGGGTCACCGCATGA
- a CDS encoding CgeB family protein, translated as MSKGLRIAFFGSSLVSAYWNAAATYYRGIIRALHSRGHQVTFYEPDAYERQKHRDIADPPWARVVVYPAEGTEAVERCLESARGSDVVVKASGVGVFDALLEARVLDLRGPDTQVVFWDVDASTTLERMRKNPGDPFRALIPHYDHILTYGGGEPVVQAYRALGARQCVPIYNALDPSTHHPVARHPRFVGDLAFLGNRLPDREARVEDFFLTAAKLLPQQRFLLGGSGWGDRPLPSNVRYLGHVYTPDHNALNCTPRAVLNISRESMTRFGFSPAMRVFEAAGAAACLITDAWEGIEMFLEPGYEVLVAHHGAGVAELLSELNAEQARCIGEAARRRVLAEHTYSHRALQVEAVLGFTAARRTSLGAQEQVA; from the coding sequence ATGAGCAAGGGTCTTCGCATTGCTTTCTTTGGCTCGAGCCTCGTCTCCGCCTACTGGAACGCCGCGGCCACCTACTACCGGGGCATCATCCGCGCGCTCCACTCCCGCGGCCACCAAGTCACCTTCTACGAGCCGGATGCCTACGAGCGCCAGAAGCACCGGGACATCGCGGATCCACCCTGGGCGCGCGTGGTGGTGTACCCGGCCGAGGGCACCGAGGCCGTCGAGCGCTGCCTGGAGAGCGCCCGGGGCTCGGACGTGGTGGTGAAGGCCAGCGGCGTGGGAGTCTTCGACGCGCTGCTGGAGGCCCGCGTGCTGGACCTGCGGGGACCGGACACGCAGGTGGTGTTCTGGGACGTGGACGCGTCCACCACGCTGGAGCGCATGAGGAAGAACCCGGGGGATCCGTTCCGCGCCCTCATCCCCCACTATGACCACATCCTCACCTACGGCGGGGGCGAGCCGGTGGTGCAGGCCTACCGGGCGCTGGGCGCGCGCCAGTGCGTGCCCATCTACAACGCGCTGGACCCCTCCACTCACCACCCGGTGGCGCGGCACCCGCGCTTCGTGGGGGACCTGGCCTTCCTGGGCAACCGGCTGCCGGATCGCGAGGCCCGCGTGGAGGACTTCTTCCTGACGGCCGCGAAGCTGCTGCCCCAGCAGCGCTTCCTCCTGGGTGGGAGCGGGTGGGGCGATCGTCCGCTGCCGTCCAATGTGAGGTACCTGGGGCACGTCTACACGCCGGACCACAACGCGCTGAACTGCACGCCCCGCGCGGTGCTGAACATCAGCCGCGAGAGCATGACCCGCTTTGGCTTCTCTCCCGCCATGCGCGTCTTCGAGGCGGCGGGCGCGGCGGCCTGCCTCATCACCGACGCGTGGGAGGGCATCGAGATGTTCCTCGAGCCCGGGTACGAGGTGCTGGTGGCGCACCATGGCGCCGGGGTGGCGGAGCTGCTCAGCGAGCTGAACGCGGAGCAGGCCCGGTGCATCGGCGAGGCGGCCCGGCGGCGCGTCCTGGCCGAGCACACGTACTCACACCGTGCATTGCAGGTAGAGGCGGTGCTGGGCTTCACCGCAGCTCGGAGGACGTCCCTGGGGGCGCAGGAGCAGGTGGCGTAA